In a genomic window of Aeromicrobium panaciterrae:
- a CDS encoding SDR family oxidoreductase, with amino-acid sequence MDVSTANAVVTGAASGIGEAIAQRLLEAGASVVIGDLDAARLEATATRLDGDHPGRVAHVAGDASDPAHVAALIAAAGDPVNLFVANAGVFRGFGLEATDEEWASSWDVNVMAHVHAARALVPQWLESGAGCFVSTASAAGLLTQLGSPTYSTSKHAAVGFAEWLAATYGDLGVQVCCLCPMGVRTDMLLGGETTASDEGKLGMKSVTSAGETLEPLAVADVLLEAIAESRFFALPHPDVGTMYARKAADTDHWISGMQRFRASLEG; translated from the coding sequence GTGGACGTCAGCACCGCCAACGCCGTCGTCACTGGTGCTGCCAGTGGCATCGGTGAGGCGATCGCGCAGCGACTGCTGGAGGCGGGTGCTTCGGTCGTCATCGGCGATCTGGATGCTGCTCGACTCGAGGCAACGGCAACTCGTCTCGACGGCGACCACCCCGGCCGCGTGGCCCATGTCGCGGGCGACGCTTCAGATCCTGCACACGTCGCCGCCTTGATCGCCGCTGCTGGTGATCCTGTCAATCTGTTTGTCGCCAACGCTGGGGTGTTCCGTGGCTTTGGCCTCGAGGCGACGGATGAAGAGTGGGCGAGCTCGTGGGACGTCAACGTCATGGCGCACGTTCACGCGGCTCGGGCGCTCGTGCCGCAGTGGCTCGAGAGCGGTGCTGGTTGCTTCGTCAGCACGGCATCAGCGGCTGGTCTGCTCACCCAGCTTGGTTCGCCGACGTACTCGACCAGCAAGCATGCAGCGGTCGGCTTCGCCGAATGGTTGGCGGCGACGTACGGCGATCTGGGTGTCCAAGTCTGTTGCCTGTGCCCGATGGGCGTACGCACCGACATGTTGCTCGGCGGCGAGACCACGGCCAGCGACGAGGGCAAGCTCGGCATGAAGTCGGTGACCAGTGCCGGCGAGACCCTTGAGCCGCTTGCGGTAGCCGACGTACTACTTGAGGCGATCGCGGAGAGCCGGTTCTTCGCGCTGCCACACCCCGACGTGGGAACGATGTACGCCCGGAAGGCGGCAGACACCGATCACTGGATCAGTGGCATGCAACGCTTCCGGGCGTCTCTCGAGGGCTGA
- a CDS encoding acyl-CoA dehydrogenase family protein — protein sequence MDFEYDAKTVEMIGKLEAFMDEVVYPAEPLAHEQMQAAIKEDSWSPPAVLEDLKAEAKKRGLWNFFLPGDDGAGLTNLQYAPLAEITGRSIQLAPAAVNCAAPDTGNMEVLHMFGTPDQKKKWLEPLLAGEIRSAFAMTEPKVASSDATNIETSIVKDGDDYVINGHKWWITGAMNPNAKIFIVMGKTDTSAERHRQQSMILVERDTPGFDIKRGMHVFGYNDRDHGGHAEIEFHDVRVPASNLIGAEGEGFAIAQARLGPGRIHHCMRSLGIAERAVEMMCQRASERVAFGKPIADQGVVRDWIAESRVKIEQLRLLVLKTAWLMDKAGNRGAHTEIQAIKIATPETVGWILDKAIQVHGAGGLSQDFPLAEWFAGMRTLRFADGPDEVHKNSLARAELKKHR from the coding sequence ATGGACTTCGAATACGACGCCAAGACCGTCGAGATGATCGGCAAGCTCGAGGCGTTCATGGACGAGGTCGTCTATCCGGCTGAGCCGCTCGCTCACGAGCAGATGCAGGCCGCCATCAAGGAGGACTCCTGGTCCCCGCCTGCTGTCCTGGAAGATCTGAAGGCCGAGGCCAAGAAGCGCGGGCTCTGGAACTTCTTCCTTCCCGGCGACGACGGTGCCGGGCTGACCAACCTTCAGTACGCGCCGCTCGCGGAGATCACTGGCCGCAGCATCCAACTTGCTCCGGCCGCGGTCAACTGCGCAGCACCCGACACCGGCAACATGGAAGTGCTGCACATGTTCGGCACTCCCGACCAGAAGAAGAAGTGGCTCGAGCCGCTCCTCGCTGGCGAGATCCGCTCGGCGTTCGCGATGACCGAGCCGAAGGTGGCCTCGTCAGATGCCACCAATATTGAGACGTCGATCGTCAAGGACGGCGATGACTACGTCATCAATGGCCACAAGTGGTGGATCACCGGCGCCATGAACCCCAACGCCAAGATCTTCATCGTGATGGGCAAGACCGATACGTCGGCCGAGCGCCACCGCCAACAGTCGATGATCCTGGTCGAGCGAGACACCCCTGGCTTCGACATCAAGCGCGGAATGCACGTGTTCGGCTACAACGATCGCGACCACGGTGGTCACGCTGAGATCGAGTTCCACGACGTACGCGTGCCCGCCAGCAACCTGATCGGCGCCGAAGGCGAAGGCTTTGCCATTGCTCAGGCTCGTCTCGGACCAGGCCGCATCCACCACTGCATGCGTTCGCTCGGTATCGCTGAACGTGCCGTCGAAATGATGTGCCAGCGCGCCTCCGAGCGCGTTGCCTTTGGCAAGCCGATCGCTGACCAGGGCGTCGTACGCGACTGGATCGCGGAGTCGCGGGTCAAGATCGAGCAGCTCCGCCTGCTGGTTCTCAAGACCGCTTGGCTGATGGACAAGGCCGGCAACCGCGGTGCACACACCGAGATCCAGGCCATCAAGATCGCGACTCCGGAAACCGTCGGTTGGATTCTCGACAAGGCGATCCAGGTGCACGGTGCAGGCGGCCTGAGTCAGGACTTCCCGCTGGCCGAGTGGTTTGCCGGTATGCGCACCTTGCGCTTCGCCGATGGACCTGACGAGGTGCACAAGAACTCGCTGGCTCGCGCCGAGCTCAAGAAACACCGCTGA
- a CDS encoding ECF transporter S component, giving the protein MSSATTSKRGLDVRYRTIDLVTIATLGVAFGVIFWGWGKLYEPLSGLAIFSFPPSSGLLAGVWLMAGVVGGLIVRKPGAAFATEFLAAAVSTFIVGGTQWGFSVFASGFWQGLGAELTFLLFFYKRSGVVVAALTGLAAATFASVYEWNAYWVDWDWDYKLAYLGFFGISGIVVAGLGGFYLVQALAKAGVLDAFPVGREQVDAALVD; this is encoded by the coding sequence ATGAGTTCTGCAACCACGTCCAAGAGGGGTCTTGACGTGCGCTATCGCACGATCGACCTCGTCACCATTGCCACCCTGGGAGTCGCCTTCGGCGTCATCTTCTGGGGCTGGGGCAAGCTCTACGAGCCGCTCAGCGGCTTGGCCATCTTCTCGTTCCCACCCAGCTCGGGCCTCCTGGCTGGCGTCTGGCTCATGGCCGGCGTTGTCGGCGGCCTGATCGTTCGCAAGCCCGGCGCGGCATTCGCCACCGAGTTTCTCGCTGCTGCGGTTTCGACATTCATCGTCGGCGGCACGCAGTGGGGCTTCAGCGTCTTCGCGTCCGGCTTCTGGCAGGGCCTCGGCGCCGAGCTGACCTTCCTGCTGTTCTTCTACAAGCGTTCAGGCGTCGTCGTTGCCGCCCTGACTGGTCTGGCTGCCGCGACATTCGCCTCGGTCTACGAGTGGAACGCCTATTGGGTTGACTGGGACTGGGACTACAAGCTCGCCTACCTGGGCTTCTTCGGAATTTCCGGCATCGTCGTCGCTGGACTCGGCGGGTTCTACCTCGTGCAGGCGCTGGCCAAGGCAGGCGTGCTCGACGCCTTCCCGGTCGGGCGCGAACAGGTCGACGCTGCGCTGGTGGATTGA
- a CDS encoding energy-coupling factor transporter transmembrane component T encodes MRSWVLRINPLVQLSVGLFSLLGSFWIRSLPVALIALGAYVVAAVLLLPGWRYPLACLGFTAIAAVTIVYSTWRLGGHDIEEAITAGTRIVVLAWPGSVMAGYVDPSRLADYLAQTLRFPARMIAAFAAALQRFTGFGLAWQQLERVRWVRGFGPKRNPVANGRYAANISFALLVQAMRGASASAIAMDARGFATAHDRTWAEPATWTRLDFAGLFVAALLGAVAIVARFLI; translated from the coding sequence ATGAGGTCTTGGGTGCTCCGTATCAACCCGCTGGTGCAACTCTCGGTCGGGCTGTTCTCCCTGTTGGGCTCGTTCTGGATCCGCAGCCTTCCGGTCGCGCTCATAGCCCTCGGCGCATACGTGGTCGCTGCCGTGCTCCTGCTTCCGGGATGGCGCTATCCGCTGGCCTGCCTCGGTTTCACTGCGATCGCCGCCGTCACGATCGTCTACTCAACCTGGCGACTCGGCGGCCACGACATCGAAGAGGCGATCACCGCAGGTACTCGCATCGTTGTGCTCGCCTGGCCGGGTTCCGTGATGGCTGGGTATGTGGACCCGTCCCGCCTCGCCGACTACCTCGCCCAGACGCTGCGCTTCCCGGCGCGCATGATCGCCGCGTTCGCTGCAGCGCTGCAGCGGTTCACAGGGTTCGGCCTGGCCTGGCAGCAGCTCGAACGCGTGCGCTGGGTCCGTGGCTTCGGGCCAAAGCGCAATCCGGTCGCCAACGGTCGGTACGCCGCCAACATCTCGTTCGCGCTGCTGGTTCAGGCGATGCGCGGTGCCTCGGCATCGGCGATCGCGATGGATGCGCGCGGATTCGCGACAGCGCACGACCGGACCTGGGCCGAACCAGCCACCTGGACGCGCCTCGACTTCGCGGGCCTCTTCGTCGCAGCGTTGCTCGGCGCTGTCGCGATCGTTGCCCGCTTCCTGATCTGA
- a CDS encoding VOC family protein yields the protein MIPEPIITTIIQVKDGPSSVEFYRDRLGLSHKGANAEGQEMFALAGGALLALSPGPDATPTGRTEISFEVSNIESEIAELHGNGVEFADYDLPGLKTIDHIAVSGSMKAAWFEDPDGNVLCLHESL from the coding sequence GTGATTCCAGAACCGATCATCACCACGATCATTCAGGTGAAGGATGGACCGAGTTCAGTCGAGTTCTATCGAGACCGCCTCGGCCTCAGCCACAAAGGGGCAAACGCCGAAGGCCAGGAGATGTTTGCTCTCGCCGGCGGCGCATTGCTTGCACTCTCGCCGGGACCAGACGCAACGCCGACCGGTCGTACCGAGATCTCGTTCGAGGTTTCGAACATCGAGAGCGAGATTGCCGAACTCCACGGCAATGGAGTGGAGTTCGCCGACTACGACCTGCCGGGCCTCAAGACCATCGACCACATCGCCGTGTCAGGCTCGATGAAGGCGGCCTGGTTCGAGGACCCGGACGGCAACGTCCTCTGCCTCCACGAATCGCTCTAG
- the map gene encoding type I methionyl aminopeptidase produces the protein MIELLTPTQLDEMRPAGKFVGEVLTALSEAADVGVNLLELDALAHDMIRKRGAESCYIDYHPSFGAMPFGKVLCTSVNDAVLHGLPHDYKLKDGDLASFDFAVSVDGWVCDSAVSVTVGTPRDEDVQLIAHAQEALDAAIAVARAGNKVGDISAAIGEVGRSHGLLVNTQFGGHGVGRTMHGDPHVPNDGRPGRGFALQPGLVIAIEPWFLHTTDEIVMDPDGWTIRSADGSRGAHVEHTIAITEGDPIVMTART, from the coding sequence ATGATCGAGCTCCTCACCCCAACCCAGCTGGACGAGATGCGACCGGCGGGGAAGTTCGTCGGCGAAGTACTCACGGCGTTGTCCGAAGCAGCGGATGTCGGAGTCAACCTGCTCGAGCTTGATGCCCTGGCTCACGACATGATCCGCAAGCGTGGAGCTGAGTCTTGCTACATCGACTACCACCCGTCCTTCGGCGCCATGCCGTTCGGCAAGGTGCTCTGCACGTCGGTCAACGATGCGGTTCTGCACGGTCTGCCGCATGACTACAAGCTCAAGGACGGCGACCTCGCCAGCTTCGACTTCGCCGTCTCGGTCGACGGTTGGGTCTGTGACTCCGCGGTGAGCGTCACGGTCGGCACTCCGCGCGACGAGGACGTACAGCTCATCGCGCACGCGCAAGAAGCGTTGGATGCCGCCATCGCCGTCGCCCGCGCTGGCAACAAGGTCGGCGACATCTCAGCCGCGATTGGTGAGGTGGGTCGATCGCACGGGCTGCTGGTCAACACCCAGTTCGGCGGCCACGGCGTGGGTCGCACGATGCACGGTGACCCGCACGTTCCCAATGACGGTCGGCCGGGCCGTGGCTTCGCGCTTCAGCCGGGCCTCGTCATTGCCATCGAGCCGTGGTTCCTGCACACGACCGATGAGATCGTCATGGACCCGGATGGGTGGACCATTCGGAGCGCCGACGGCTCGCGCGGAGCGCACGTCGAACACACGATCGCGATCACCGAGGGTGACCCGATCGTGATGACTGCCCGAACCTAG
- a CDS encoding FG-GAP repeat protein — protein sequence MNSRISGDADNYWNLLRISVGDGGSMGGTRTENQEIFMKQQTSRWMRQEDRGMLARMTSSTLRLTLAGGLMASGLTLALASPAAALTCSSGVEGDVNGDGRAEVAVSEAGRSYGKGAVHVFYGRTTGLVAAASGTALDDQYIDQETSGVPGAGADYDRFGSALAFGDYNKDGCADLAVGADSDGDAGTIFVFYGSKTGLKTTGSVRLSNEQVLGSAPGTPKDQGFGSILVAADLNDDDVTDLGIGVPSKLVGAEGRGTIAVLFGGTGGLGTANKTVLDRASVGMAADDFEVGKSLAVGDFDGNGIQELAFGLNEGKLQILEAGAGGFVASQGPLSGEDVGVDDFIADVDGEGDKWVFGDIIAAGDVDADGDDDLATGMPAKGNGGTVALVKGTSSGLTATGVAKWGQGTIGVVGTPGDSDSFGAELAMGRLDAGPTDDLAIGVPFDEINGNGGAGSVNILLGGPTGLSSAGEGGARYHQDTAGVPGTAEDIDVFGRTVSIANVQSKTQGSLIIGVLREKIGTIEAAGQFHQLSIMAGGPKGTNSTAFNLDSVGVRGDSRKGAEFGRALSGSGRFY from the coding sequence GTGAACTCGAGAATTTCGGGTGATGCCGACAACTATTGGAACCTGCTGCGCATCTCTGTAGGTGACGGCGGCTCCATGGGGGGCACCCGCACCGAGAACCAGGAGATCTTCATGAAGCAGCAGACATCCAGGTGGATGCGTCAGGAGGACAGAGGCATGCTTGCCCGTATGACCTCTTCCACTCTGCGTCTCACGTTGGCCGGCGGCCTGATGGCCAGTGGACTCACGCTGGCACTCGCTTCCCCCGCAGCAGCATTGACCTGCTCCTCGGGCGTCGAGGGAGACGTGAACGGTGACGGCCGCGCAGAAGTTGCGGTCAGCGAGGCAGGGCGTTCGTACGGCAAGGGCGCTGTGCACGTGTTCTACGGTCGTACGACTGGACTGGTTGCCGCCGCATCCGGCACCGCCTTGGACGACCAGTACATCGATCAGGAGACGTCCGGCGTTCCGGGCGCAGGCGCGGACTACGACCGATTCGGCTCCGCCTTGGCTTTCGGTGACTACAACAAGGACGGTTGCGCCGACCTCGCTGTGGGCGCTGACTCGGACGGTGACGCGGGCACCATCTTCGTCTTCTATGGATCCAAGACGGGCCTGAAGACGACCGGCAGCGTGCGCCTCAGCAATGAGCAGGTGCTCGGCAGCGCGCCGGGAACACCCAAGGATCAAGGCTTCGGTTCGATCCTGGTCGCAGCTGACCTGAACGACGACGACGTGACCGATCTGGGGATCGGCGTGCCGTCGAAGTTGGTTGGCGCGGAGGGCCGCGGCACCATCGCGGTGCTCTTCGGCGGTACTGGCGGACTGGGCACCGCAAACAAGACCGTGCTCGATCGAGCCAGCGTCGGAATGGCTGCTGACGACTTTGAGGTCGGCAAGTCGCTTGCCGTCGGCGACTTCGATGGCAACGGCATCCAGGAGCTCGCGTTCGGCCTGAACGAGGGCAAGCTTCAGATTCTTGAAGCCGGCGCTGGCGGTTTTGTCGCAAGTCAGGGGCCGCTCTCCGGTGAAGACGTTGGGGTCGACGACTTCATCGCTGACGTCGACGGCGAAGGCGACAAGTGGGTCTTCGGCGACATCATTGCCGCAGGCGACGTGGATGCTGACGGCGATGACGACCTCGCCACCGGTATGCCCGCCAAGGGCAACGGTGGAACCGTGGCGCTCGTGAAGGGTACGTCTTCAGGTCTGACCGCGACTGGTGTGGCGAAGTGGGGCCAGGGAACGATTGGTGTGGTCGGCACTCCCGGAGACAGCGACTCCTTCGGGGCGGAGCTCGCGATGGGCAGGCTGGATGCTGGGCCTACCGACGATCTGGCGATTGGAGTTCCGTTCGACGAGATCAATGGCAACGGTGGAGCCGGTTCCGTGAACATCCTGCTCGGCGGCCCGACGGGTCTGTCCTCCGCTGGCGAAGGTGGCGCTCGCTACCACCAGGACACAGCGGGCGTACCCGGCACAGCCGAGGACATCGACGTCTTCGGCCGAACCGTGTCGATCGCGAACGTGCAGAGCAAGACCCAGGGCAGTCTCATCATCGGTGTCCTGCGGGAGAAGATCGGCACGATCGAAGCGGCGGGCCAGTTCCACCAGCTCTCGATCATGGCTGGCGGACCGAAGGGCACCAACAGCACCGCCTTCAACCTCGACAGCGTTGGGGTCAGAGGGGATTCACGCAAGGGGGCCGAGTTCGGTCGAGCACTGAGCGGCTCGGGGCGCTTCTACTAA
- a CDS encoding zinc-dependent metalloprotease family protein produces MNSRSLVVLPAAIAILAAGALMAPSAASAELRSDSDLSYDNPRYADAATLDVEGTLETTVIDGFGENGGATYEYGVRMEDGGVIPVPASFGKSAPNGGEFQGEIAVTGELASDLRDEGVAVSPGETIDAESDDGQTALDLASEQQSPVPVASATVSEPAAAAVTPSAHRVYVAILSNRGAVASTSGAITAMRNYWLTESAGAITDFSVAGTKTYASAVTASDNCGLAGGHNAIWDEAASKYPGITFGANGNHLMVMVPADCAGAAGIGTVGTSINDGGKVIVSAGTGATQIGSHELGHNFGLGHANLEQCLSSCSTFSYYNAFSVMGFAINDYAPPALETVARRFLGLSDTTSDVVARGVTTVDLKPRSDSSGRRGLRVVDPLTSAEYFVEYRSGTGRDGSTFYSNGGGLSSFRYAPGVVITQYTAQTPGRQTKVLTEREGSSDFAYLSSGASFTSSSGGLRVIADSLNGSTGARVTLELAADPVSPSAVPEMTFADGVAPRSGSTVTAVEGTWASGVTFTYQWRVDGNPISGATGQTYVVPGAYFGRNLSVTVTGDKPGFRSSSHTSEAAEVQVGTLISVTPRISGTVTVGRTLTALRGTWTSGTSFKYRWYADGVAISGATSKTYTISKYRKGKQISVRVTGYKTGFTTMRLMSELTEKVT; encoded by the coding sequence ATGAACTCGCGAAGCTTGGTTGTATTGCCAGCGGCGATAGCGATCCTTGCGGCTGGAGCGCTCATGGCGCCTTCTGCCGCATCTGCTGAACTTCGATCTGACAGTGACCTCTCGTACGACAACCCCCGCTACGCGGACGCTGCGACGTTAGACGTTGAGGGAACCCTCGAGACGACCGTCATCGACGGTTTCGGCGAGAACGGTGGCGCCACGTACGAGTACGGCGTGCGTATGGAGGATGGCGGTGTCATCCCGGTGCCGGCATCGTTCGGCAAGTCGGCCCCGAACGGTGGCGAATTCCAGGGTGAGATCGCAGTGACGGGTGAGTTGGCGAGCGACCTTCGGGATGAAGGAGTCGCCGTCAGCCCCGGCGAGACGATTGATGCGGAGAGCGACGACGGTCAGACCGCGCTCGATCTTGCTTCCGAGCAGCAGTCACCCGTGCCGGTCGCGAGCGCGACCGTCTCCGAGCCAGCAGCCGCTGCCGTGACGCCCAGTGCGCATCGCGTGTATGTGGCCATTCTGAGCAATCGCGGTGCCGTCGCTTCGACATCGGGCGCGATCACCGCCATGAGGAACTACTGGCTGACGGAGTCTGCCGGCGCGATCACCGATTTTTCCGTCGCTGGAACCAAGACGTACGCGTCAGCCGTCACCGCCTCAGACAACTGTGGTCTGGCTGGAGGTCACAATGCGATCTGGGACGAGGCGGCGAGCAAGTACCCAGGAATTACCTTCGGCGCTAACGGCAACCATCTGATGGTCATGGTGCCTGCCGACTGCGCAGGAGCTGCCGGAATCGGCACCGTCGGCACGTCGATCAACGACGGCGGCAAGGTGATCGTGTCGGCTGGTACAGGGGCGACGCAGATCGGTTCCCACGAGCTCGGGCACAACTTCGGTCTGGGTCATGCCAACTTGGAGCAGTGCCTGTCGTCCTGTTCGACGTTCAGCTACTACAACGCGTTCAGCGTGATGGGTTTTGCGATCAACGACTATGCGCCCCCAGCGCTCGAAACGGTGGCTCGCCGATTCCTCGGCCTCAGCGACACGACGAGTGACGTGGTGGCCCGTGGTGTGACCACAGTGGATCTGAAGCCGCGATCTGACTCTTCTGGGCGACGCGGTCTGAGGGTCGTCGATCCGCTCACGTCCGCGGAGTACTTCGTCGAGTACCGCTCGGGCACGGGCCGGGATGGCTCCACCTTCTATTCGAATGGAGGCGGACTCTCCTCGTTCCGCTACGCGCCGGGGGTTGTCATCACCCAGTACACAGCGCAGACCCCAGGTCGACAGACCAAGGTGCTGACCGAGCGCGAGGGCTCCAGCGACTTCGCCTATCTGTCCAGTGGCGCATCGTTCACGAGCTCGTCTGGCGGGCTCCGCGTAATTGCTGACTCGCTGAACGGCTCCACCGGTGCACGAGTGACTCTGGAGCTGGCAGCAGATCCGGTGTCGCCATCAGCAGTGCCCGAGATGACGTTCGCGGACGGTGTGGCTCCGAGGAGTGGAAGCACGGTGACGGCCGTCGAGGGGACCTGGGCCAGCGGCGTCACGTTCACGTACCAGTGGCGAGTCGACGGCAACCCGATCTCGGGGGCGACTGGCCAGACGTACGTCGTGCCTGGCGCCTACTTCGGGCGCAACCTGTCCGTGACCGTGACGGGCGACAAGCCCGGCTTCCGCAGCAGTTCGCACACGTCGGAAGCAGCTGAGGTGCAGGTTGGCACTCTCATCTCCGTGACGCCCAGGATCAGCGGCACCGTCACAGTGGGCCGAACCCTGACAGCGCTGCGAGGTACGTGGACATCCGGTACCTCGTTCAAATATCGCTGGTACGCCGACGGTGTGGCGATCAGCGGGGCGACGAGCAAGACGTACACGATCTCGAAGTACC
- a CDS encoding MaoC family dehydratase has translation MARVFKSLDEFKAIAGEEIGASDWHTIDQAQINAFADATGDHQWIHVDVEAAAKGPFGGPIAHGYLTLSLLPVLAEQIYDIQGLAFGMNYGANKLRFPTPVPVDSRVRGVATLKETNEIAIGTQAIISFVMEIEGVEKPALVAEVVYVMAAAS, from the coding sequence ATGGCCCGCGTGTTCAAGAGTCTCGACGAGTTCAAGGCAATCGCCGGTGAAGAGATCGGTGCAAGTGACTGGCACACGATCGACCAGGCTCAGATCAATGCGTTCGCTGACGCGACCGGAGACCACCAGTGGATCCACGTCGATGTCGAGGCAGCGGCCAAGGGTCCGTTCGGTGGGCCCATCGCCCACGGCTACCTGACGCTCTCGCTTCTGCCGGTCCTCGCCGAGCAGATCTATGACATCCAGGGCCTGGCGTTTGGCATGAACTACGGAGCCAACAAGCTCCGCTTCCCGACGCCCGTCCCGGTGGACTCGCGCGTACGCGGAGTCGCGACGCTCAAGGAGACCAACGAGATCGCGATCGGCACGCAGGCGATCATCAGCTTCGTCATGGAGATCGAGGGAGTCGAGAAGCCGGCCCTCGTCGCAGAAGTTGTCTACGTGATGGCTGCGGCAAGCTGA
- a CDS encoding ATP-binding cassette domain-containing protein, translating to MQLGEARFVGFTWRPLGRRNPVVAGLDLRIGPGERVLLVGPSGAGKSTLLYALAGALGSTIAGELSGTAEVGGRLGLLLQNPADAVVAERIGRDVAFGPENAGLDRDAIWTRVDESLEAVDLTYGRDHFTSALSGGEQQRLALAGVLAMQPDLLLLDEPTSMLDAPTAASVRDAIVGAAGDRTLVVVEHRIEPWLEHVDRVIVLGAGGVVVSDGSVEAFLAGPRPDGVWMPNMPKPTLLDVPAALVTPAAEPLSISARDVSVELVTRTLRGTQRTKALRDFTTTLDPGAVTAFTGPSGAGKSTAIAVLGGLLKPASGTVSPDLRRWRSPRLAEAVGWMPQNPEHGFLASTVSDEVAKTSLKVGRAIDVDAVLEVFGLGHLGGANPYRLSGGEQRRLALAAALAHRPGVMLLDEPTVGQDPGTWAAVVGWVTAASRAGATVAVSTHDADLPIDAERRMTEGRLV from the coding sequence ATGCAACTCGGTGAAGCCAGGTTCGTTGGCTTCACGTGGCGCCCACTTGGGCGACGCAATCCCGTCGTCGCCGGGCTCGATCTCAGGATCGGGCCCGGCGAACGGGTGCTGTTGGTCGGCCCGAGTGGTGCCGGCAAGTCGACGCTTCTGTACGCCCTCGCCGGCGCGCTGGGCAGCACGATCGCCGGAGAACTCAGCGGTACCGCCGAGGTAGGCGGGCGTCTGGGCCTGCTTCTGCAGAATCCCGCCGATGCCGTCGTCGCAGAACGTATAGGCCGCGACGTCGCGTTTGGACCGGAGAATGCCGGACTCGATCGTGACGCCATCTGGACTCGTGTCGATGAGTCACTCGAAGCTGTCGACCTGACCTACGGGCGTGACCACTTCACGTCGGCGCTGTCAGGTGGTGAGCAGCAGCGTCTCGCCCTCGCCGGTGTGCTCGCGATGCAGCCGGATCTGCTTCTGCTCGATGAGCCGACGTCGATGCTTGACGCTCCGACCGCTGCCTCGGTTCGCGATGCAATCGTCGGCGCGGCCGGCGACCGCACGCTGGTCGTTGTCGAGCACCGCATCGAGCCGTGGCTCGAGCACGTCGACCGCGTGATCGTCCTGGGCGCCGGTGGCGTTGTCGTCAGCGACGGATCCGTGGAGGCCTTCCTCGCCGGTCCCCGTCCGGACGGCGTGTGGATGCCGAACATGCCCAAGCCAACGCTGCTCGATGTACCGGCTGCACTGGTCACTCCGGCAGCTGAGCCGTTGAGCATCTCGGCACGGGACGTCTCAGTCGAGCTCGTCACTCGTACGCTGCGCGGCACTCAGCGTACGAAGGCGCTCCGCGACTTCACCACGACGCTCGATCCGGGCGCGGTCACCGCGTTCACCGGGCCGAGCGGGGCCGGCAAGTCCACCGCGATCGCGGTACTTGGCGGACTGCTCAAGCCCGCCTCCGGGACGGTGTCGCCTGACCTTCGCCGCTGGCGCTCGCCGCGCCTTGCGGAGGCCGTCGGGTGGATGCCGCAGAACCCGGAGCACGGATTCCTTGCCTCCACCGTCTCGGACGAAGTCGCGAAGACGAGCCTCAAAGTCGGCCGTGCGATTGATGTCGACGCCGTTCTGGAGGTGTTCGGCCTCGGTCACCTCGGCGGCGCCAACCCGTACCGGCTTTCCGGCGGCGAGCAACGTCGTCTGGCACTCGCTGCTGCACTTGCGCATCGTCCGGGCGTGATGCTGCTCGACGAGCCGACGGTCGGGCAGGATCCGGGCACGTGGGCTGCCGTTGTCGGATGGGTCACGGCAGCCAGTCGGGCAGGCGCGACGGTCGCCGTATCGACTCACGACGCCGACCTGCCGATCGACGCGGAGCGACGCATGACTGAGGGTCGGCTCGTATGA